The DNA sequence NNNNNNNNNNNNNNNNNNNNNNNNNNNNNNNNNNNNNNNNNNNNNNNNNNNNNNNNNNNNNNNNNNNNNNNNNNNNNNNNNNAGTGCATCAAGACATAACTCATCTGGTGTTGGTGGCTCTTCTAACCCATCCTCTCAGACTCCTATACAATCTAGTCCAAATTCGCAATATTCTGATTTTGTCAACCCTCGTGGATTAGATGCCATCGACctcaatgatgatgatattgaagCTCGGAGGCAAGATAGTATTCAACACTGGCATTGGGAAGAGGATGAGATGTTGATCAGTGCGTGGTTAAATGTTTCAACTGACCCTGTAGTTGGTACCGATCAAAAGGGAGAAACATTTTGGAGTCGAATTCATAGCTACTGTGTAGAATTTTGCACCGACATAACAAGAGGGTAGTTGCATGTAAGAAACGATGGTATAAGATCAACAAGGCTGTTGCACAATTTGCTGGTTGCTACGATCAAGCTAGTCGAAACATAAGGAGTGGTTCGAATGCTGATGATATAAAGGAGTTGGTTTATAAACTTTATTCCACAAATTATGGtaaaaaattcacttttgaGAGGCATTGGAATATGCTTCGGTTGGAGCAAAAATAGAGAAGCCAACTACCTACACAAAATGGAGGCTTAAAGAGAATCAAGGTTAGTGCAACTGGAGCATACTCATCCTCATCAAACCCAGAAACACCGTTGGCTGACGAACCCGGTGTGGACTCTCCCGTTCGCCCACAaggatcaaagaagagcaagcgAAGAGGTAAGGGAAAAGCACAGATGTCTGAAGATTTTAGCGAAAGAAAATCATCGGTTGTCAAAAAATtatctctcatggaagatatTAAGAATGTTAGAGAAAAGGAACTAATGGataggaaaaaagaaagagaagtggTTTACTTAATGGTTCCTTGTATTCGTAGTGTTATGTagtatgttcttatttatttattgtgtaTTACTGCTATGTGATGTAGTTTGTTTTATTTACTTCTGATGtaagtttttaaattagtcaatatTATTGTGCCGTTATTGTTCATGAAAGTGAccgttgcaaaactagccgttaagtagccgttgcaaaactagccgttaaGGAAAACTAGCCGTTGCAAAAGTAGccgttgcaaaactagccgttacAAAACTAGTTTCTCCACTTATAAATATCAACTATCAATGACTCCACAACTCCACTTCAACTCTTCTTTCTCACCTCGatagagaactaaaaattacatttctccATATGGCTAAAAATTTTGATGATATGTTTAATGAGGCTTTGTATGGCAAAAGAAGACGTCAAGATAACACACTGATAGATAATTGGATCGATGAGTATTTACTCGAagattcagaagaagaagatatcgaTAGAAGCCCTATCCCAAGTACTCGTAGATGGATCAACAGAGATCGAGAAGCAGGACATGATCGCCTTTTTCAAGATTACTTTGCAGATGAACTGGTGTATAATGCTGACATTTTTCGACAAAGATTTCGAATGAGAAGAGATGTGTTCCTTCGGATAGTAGACGCTCTCTCAAACGTCTATCTGTATTTCCACCAGAGGGTTGATGCAATTGGAAGAAGAGGCTTGTCGCCACTTCAGAAATGTACCGCTGCGATACGGATGTTAGCATACGGCGTAGCAGCTGATGCTGTTGATGATTATGTGCGCATANNNNNNNNNNNNNNNNNNNNNNNNNNNNNNNNNNNNNNNNNNNNNNNNNNNNNNNNNNNNNNNNNNNNNNNNNNNNNNNNNNNNNNNNNNNNNNNNNNNNNNNNNNNNNNNNNNNNNNNNNNNNNNNNNNNNNNNNNNNNNNNNNNNNNNNNNNNNNNNNNNAGTGTTTGATGACATTCTAAATGATCGTGCTCCGGAGGTAAATTATACTATTAATGGTAATAATTATACTATGGGATACTATTTAACATATGGTATTTATCCTGAATGGGCCATATTTGTCAAATCAATCTCA is a window from the Arachis duranensis cultivar V14167 unplaced genomic scaffold, aradu.V14167.gnm2.J7QH unplaced_Scaffold_232525, whole genome shotgun sequence genome containing:
- the LOC127744108 gene encoding uncharacterized protein LOC127744108, whose translation is MAKNFDDMFNEALYGKRRRQDNTLIDNWIDEYLLEDSEEEDIDRSPIPSTRRWINRDREAGHDRLFQDYFADELVYNADIFRQRFRMRRDVFLRIVDALSNVYLYFHQRVDAIGRRGLSPLQKCTAAIRMLAYGVAADAVDDYVLFDDILNDRAPEVNYTINGNNYTMGYYLTYGIYPEWAIFVKSISKPQGEKRKLFAQYQEGQRKDVERAFGVLQARFAIIRGPGRFWEKKKLANIMRACIILHNMIVEDERDTYARNFAQGLEYDDVENGLS